The DNA sequence GGTGCCAGGTTTGCATTGATAGGAACAACCCTCGATCTGTCTTCACGAATGATCCTTGCTGGAGAGGAACTTTCTTTACCATCGGCAATTGCACTTAGAGGAATGAGTTTGTTTTGAATGTTTGGCACTCTTGTTTCATAAAAAGACTTACGTAAATTTCGTTGGTCTTCTTTCAGACGTAACCGCACATCATATTCAATTCCATTTTCCAGGTATTTGGCAACCTCTCCCCCTTCGATGTGGTAACGAAGTTCTGCTCCCATCACCCCTGCAACCACACCAACGGTTTGCATTTTTGCACGATTTGGTACAACTTGGAATTCTGGTTTACCTGTTCTGTAAGTTGTGTCCACATCAGTTAGGTCTGGAATTTTTCTAAGTTCATCCATTACCTTAAACGAATAGCTTTCCAAATCTTTTAAATTTTCCCCTTTTAAGTTAAGGTTAAATGGATATTGTACCCCACCACCAATCGCAGAATAATCGTTAACCTTTGGTCTTGCATGTGGATATGCTTTTAGAAAATCTCTGATCTGGTCTTTTACATCTGCCGTTGTACGTTTGCGGTATTCAGAAGGAAGTAAGGCAACGCCGATCGTAGCGATATTGGATTCTCCATCACTATTCCCCACAACTGTTGCCAATAATTCTAACTCGGGAATGTTTTTGATGATTTCATTTTGGATTTGTTCTACCACTTCAGAAGTACCAGTTAAGGAAGTCCCCGGTGCCATTTCCACATTCACCATAAATTCACCTTGATCGTTTGCAGGAAGGAAGGTCTTTTTCACAAAGGCAAGAGAGAAGATACTTGTGATGAGTGTAAGAATTGTAAGTAAAATGACTGCCCAAGGTTTTTTTAAGGCAAACTTCATAATGATTGCGTACATTCTGTCCAGGAAATCTTGGAACTTATCAAAATTACGGAGAACAAAATTCTTTTCTTTGTGAATGTCAGTTTTCCCTGCAAAATAAGCAGATAACATTGGTGCAACTGTAAGACCATCAAAAAGAGAAATGATCATGGCAAAGACAACTGTGAGTCCAAACTGTTTGAAAAACTGACCTACTATTCCCGATAAAAATCCAATGGGAAGGAAAACCGCAATCACGGTAAGAGAGGTTCCAATTACCGCCAAGGTTACTTCTTCTGTTCCTTTTCGGGCAGCAACAATGACCGATTCCCCTTCTTCTAGTTTACGGAAAATATTTTCCCTAACCACAATCGCATCATCAACCAAAAGACCAACCGCAAGTGATAAGGCAAGAAGTGTCATCACGTTCATGGTAAATCCCATGGCATACATAATGATAAAGGCACCTAACATTGAGTTAGGGAGTGCCATACCAGTGATGATGGTAGAACGAACGTTTCCGAGAAAAAGATACACAACTAAAACAGCAAGAAAAATCCCTAGAATAATGGCGAGAGTTACATCTTCAATGTTAGCTCGGATCCATTTCGAGCCATCTCGGATGAGGATGACTTTCGGAGTGCCCTTCATATCTTTGATTTGGTCATTGATGGTATTAATTTTTGCTAAGATACCATCCGCTACTTCAACGGTGTTTGCTCCCGATTGTTTGTAAACATCTAAGAAAAGAGCTGTTTTTTGAACTCGCTCTTTTTTCGGTGCTTCGTATTTGAATAATAATTTTCCAATGATAGAAGGTTCTTCGTGTTCTTCGGTATTGATAGGAGCATACAATAATCCACGAGTCTGTCGGTCTTGTAATGTGTCTTTGACTTGGCCAAGGTCTTTGACAAGTACCCCTCTACCAAATTCACCACCAAACGAAACAACTGTGTTCTCAATTTGAGATAAGGATTCGTATTTTGCTACCGTACGGAAAGAAGTTTCCTTTTCTCCACCTTCTACTTTTCCTGCAGGGATGTTCACACCAGAATTTTTGATTTGGTTCCCAATGGCAATGGCAGGCACTTGGTAGGCATTTATTTTATTGCGATCAA is a window from the Leptospira ellinghausenii genome containing:
- a CDS encoding efflux RND transporter permease subunit: MSIASFSIKRPIFISSLVIIMVITGYISLKRIGVDLFPDINIPFVVVSTVYPGAGPEEIETSISKPLEEELSSISGLKRITSRNQEGISLVFAEFSLTTDIKYAEQQVRDKTARVKPLFPESSKEPLVQRFDPSDQPIMRISLFADLPEGELYDLAKEKIKTKLEQVNNVGAVKIIGGARREIHIELDRNKINAYQVPAIAIGNQIKNSGVNIPAGKVEGGEKETSFRTVAKYESLSQIENTVVSFGGEFGRGVLVKDLGQVKDTLQDRQTRGLLYAPINTEEHEEPSIIGKLLFKYEAPKKERVQKTALFLDVYKQSGANTVEVADGILAKINTINDQIKDMKGTPKVILIRDGSKWIRANIEDVTLAIILGIFLAVLVVYLFLGNVRSTIITGMALPNSMLGAFIIMYAMGFTMNVMTLLALSLAVGLLVDDAIVVRENIFRKLEEGESVIVAARKGTEEVTLAVIGTSLTVIAVFLPIGFLSGIVGQFFKQFGLTVVFAMIISLFDGLTVAPMLSAYFAGKTDIHKEKNFVLRNFDKFQDFLDRMYAIIMKFALKKPWAVILLTILTLITSIFSLAFVKKTFLPANDQGEFMVNVEMAPGTSLTGTSEVVEQIQNEIIKNIPELELLATVVGNSDGESNIATIGVALLPSEYRKRTTADVKDQIRDFLKAYPHARPKVNDYSAIGGGVQYPFNLNLKGENLKDLESYSFKVMDELRKIPDLTDVDTTYRTGKPEFQVVPNRAKMQTVGVVAGVMGAELRYHIEGGEVAKYLENGIEYDVRLRLKEDQRNLRKSFYETRVPNIQNKLIPLSAIADGKESSSPARIIREDRSRVVPINANLAPGGAIASASESAVKILKEKLPPPPGITYSFVGQSEDFKELLQNIVLAFGMALIFIYLVLASLYESFITPITILFAIPPAISGAFFALALTGEMLNLFSMIGLILLMGLVAKNSILLVDHAMLAMKEHGMSRNDAIFDAGAKRLRPILMTSLAMIAGTLPIALGIGEASKSRTAMGIAIIGGLILSTLITLIVVPAVFGYIDRLREKIEGAFRPDYEIRPEDLEG